CCGCAGGGCCTTCGCGGGGCTGCTGGGGCTGGCCGAGCTCACCCTGGAGCGCTGCAACCTCACGTCGCTGTCCCCGGAGTCGCTGGGCCACCTGCGGGGCCTGGGCGCTCTGCGCCTGCGCCACCTGGCCATCGCCGCCCTGGAGGACCAGAACTTCCAGAAGCTTCCGGGCCTCCTGCATCTGGAGATCGACAACTGGCCGCTGCTGGAGGAGGTGGCCCCGGGCAGCCTCCGTGGGCTGAACCTCACGTCGCTGTCCATCACGCACACCAACATCACGGCCGTACCGGCCGCCGCGCTGCGACAGCAGGCCCACCTCACGTGCCTCAACCTGTCGCACAACCCCATCAGCACGGTGCCGCGGGGCTCCTTCCGGGACCTGGTGCGCCTGCGCGAGCTGCACCTAGCCGGGGCCCTGCTAGCAGTCATCGAGCCGCAGGCCTTCGTGGGGCTGCGACAGATCCGCCTGCTCAACCTCTCGGACAACCTGCTGTCCACGCTGGAGGAGAACACGTTCCACTCCGTGAACACGCTCGAGACGCTGCGCGTGGACGGCAACCCGCTGGCCTGTGACTGTCGCCTGCTGTGGATCGTGCAGAGGCGGAAGACCCTGAACTTCGACGGCAGGCTCCCCGCCTGCGCCACCCCGGCCGAGGTGCGTGGCGATGCCCTGCACAACCTCCCTGATTCCGTGCTCTTCGAGTACTTCGTGTGTCGCAAGCCCAAGATCCGGGAGAGGCGGCTGCAGCACATAATGGCCACCGAGGGAGACGACGTGCGCTTCCTGTGCCGGGCCGAGGGAGAGCCCATGCCCACCGTGGCCTGGGTGACGCCCCAGCACCACACGGTGACGGCCACCAGCCAGGGCCGCGCACGCGTGCTGCCTGGGGGCACGCTGGCAGTCGCGGACACGAGGCCCCAAGACAGTGGCACCTACACGTGCGTGGCCAGCAACGCCGGAGGCAATGACACGTATTTCGCCACCTTGACCGTCCATCCGGCCGCCAACCGGACCCAGGGCAATGGGCTCAATGAAACCCAGGTGGGCGTCCGGTTTCCGCTGGACCTCACCACCATCCTGGTGTCCACCGCCATGGGGTGCATCACCTTCCTGGGCGTggtcctcttctgcttcctgctgctttttGTGTGGAGCCGCGGCCGAGGGCAGCACAAGAATAACTTCTCCGTGGAATATTCCTTCCGTAAGGTGGACGGTCCAGCAGCCGCGACCGGCCAGGGCGGCGCACGCAAGTTCAACATGAAGATGATCTGAGTCGGCCCCACGGTGGGCTGGTGGGGACCTCTCAGACCTCCATCCAGCCCCGGATAATTCCACCTATGCATATCTGTTTTCCATGGGGTAAGCATGGAGGCCGAACGTCCTCGGTTTTTGTAGACATCTATTTGACCGTTTTTGAGCAGATCACACACCTTTTGCAGTTCCTGGCTTGTTTTCTAATGGTTTCAACCTGTCTTTTCCACCCTCTGCTGTGGCTCCTGGGCTGAGACCCAAAATGGCTGGGGACACTCAGGGTCCAAGGTTCCCTATGCAGGTGCAGGCTGTGGCCCAAAAGCCTCTACTCGGCAGTCAGGTTCCCCAGAAGCCTATGGTGGGTGGCCCCTGGGGACACTGGACAGACATAGTGCTTACAGTGGATGCCTCTTTGGCTCACTGGGCACACACAGGGCCCAAGGCTGCGGGGACCCTGGGAGGACAGGGTGTGCACTGGCTCCTGTTCACTGCTACTTGGCCAATGGCCAACCTGGGGCTGCCCCAGGCCCTGCTGAGTGGGAGCCCCATCCCCCACCAGAAACTTCGACCCGCCTGGAGAAGCCATGTCCCCTACAGGTCCCTCCATCCTGCCTTGCTGTATTCCTAGATACCTGCCCGCAAGAGTGGCTGCCCTGGGTCCTAGGAGAGCCTCTGCAGATGTAGTCCCCTTGGGGCAGCATGAGCAGCAGGGGCTCAGAGAGCAGACCCAGTCACCTATCCCAACTAGGTTCCTCCCCCAGCATCCACCTCTGTCCCTTCAGTTAGGGACAACAGACTGCAGCTCTCCTCCTGCCCAGCTGTGACATCTGTGGTTTCCTGGGCCCCTCGGTGTCTTCCTTTACAGAACATATCTGAGCCTGCAGCCTTTGCCCAGAGAGTCCAGAGAGAAACACAACTTGATGCAATCAAAGCTCAGACCAAGCTTggctgggaacatggggaccctTTGGTCCTACGCTTCCTCCTCAACCTCTGCATCACAAGACATACGGGACTGGGTGGAATggcatctccagactccatccCTTTGGTCCTGGAGTATCCTCTTAGTccctgttgccatggcaaccctGAGGGtcctcaaaacaacaaccaacGCTATTCAAGTGCCTTTAGAATCATTAAAAGACAGGAGGGGTACACTCCCGGCAGGGCTAGGGGTCATAAGTGTCAGAACGTTACAGTGGGGTTCCCCATTCCCAACCTCTATCCTCACCCACTGCGTTGAACTGAAATCCAATAAAACAAACTGATTTAATACAAAagtcaggtttttattattattattcccatAGGGAGGTGAGACACAGAGCGGCTGGGTTCCTCCCTCAAGGTTAGGAAGCTGGGTGGCTCTGGCTGCAAGGGTGACCGAGGTGGATGTTGGAGGTGGCAGAGACCATCGTGGTCTATACACCAGTCAACTCACTGAGGcggtggaggctgaggcaggaggattaggtaCTGTAACAAACTGTCTGTAGACCTCAGCACTGGGCCTCACCTCACCTCAGACACATGGTGTCACCAGCAGCTGTGGGACGGCTCTCATCTCAGCACGAGCTTCAGGAGCTCAAAGGCAGGTGGGCTGCAGGCAGAGACAGTTTCAATGATTGGGAAAGTGTAAGTGGCTGTGGCAGGATGTGAACAGAGATGGACAGTGATTTTCCCCTGGCCACACAGCAGGCAGAATGTATAACaaattctaattagtcttaataaataaagcccagagtcagatattaggggtgaaagctgaaggatcacaGGAGCAGTGAGGCCAGCCACTGActtttgacctccacagacaccctCAGACAGAGGGGTGaacctgtcctcagactgcactgagctcctctatttttattatgtatagtgaTCTGTCTGtctgagggccagaagagggcaccagatctcatcacaggtggttgtgagccaccatgtagctgctgggaattgaactcaggacctctggaagagcagccagtgctcttaacctctgatccatctctccagcccactgggCTCCTCTTTCCGCCCAGCCATACACTCCTGTCTTCACCTACTAGTGctgagtgggattaaaggtgtgggatcccaagtgctgggatctttgtgtgagctgtttctcctttagaccctgtagctcaggatggccttagaagtaacagagatccctctgcctctgtccccgagtccagggattaaaagtgtgggccaccactccctgacctctagtggcttagctccgcATTCTGATCCGCAGGCCAGCTTTATTTGCTAAACCATAAACAAATATCACTCCAGCAGAACAGGGCTGGGAGAGTTCTCTGGCAGAGTTGGACAGTGACCCCACCGAGGAGGAGGACATGAGCCTCAGAGAAGGCCCCAGGAtgtgctgcctggtctgtagTCCCCCCTGAAGAGAAGTGTCTGTCCCAGCTCTTGGCTCTGAGACCCTAGCCtgtctttttataatttattctttatctattatttaacagaatctcatgtagcccaggtggtTCTCATGTGTGCTAcctagctgagggtgaccttgaatttgggatcttctgcctcccccccccccaatgctgGGAGAGCCGCCTGCTCATCTTTGCGCCTCCCTTACCCCTACCCCAGGGCTTGCTCACTTCAGGGTCTCAATTCCTGGCTTCTGTCCTCGAGGGTGCTAGAGGTGAGGCGTGTCCCTGGGAAAGAAAGCCCCTGCCCCACCCTGGCAGGGGCCAGGCCCATGTACTTTCTTCCCTTGTCAAGGGGCCCGGGCTAGCTTTGGGGGCTGAGTTCTTGGGGACTTACTACCTGTGTCCTCCTGATGTCCACTGGTCTGGACATTATCCCAGTGTCCCGGGAGATGACTGgcacatcttatttatttttaatatttatttattatgtatacaatattctgtctgtgtgtatgcaggccagaagaggccaccagaccccattacagatagttgtgagcccccatgtggttgctgggaattgaactcaggacctttggaagagcagccagtgctcttaaccgctgagccatctctccagccccaatgacaCATCTTATTTCCTAGGGGAGAGGTAGTCCGGGGAAAACAAGCAGTCACAAGGACCACACAGCACCATTAAGGCGGGGTCACAGAACTAGACAGGTGTCACCTCCATCTCAGAGGGTCCTTAGAGCAAAAGGCTTCAGTTCCCTCATAAGGCACCCTACCTGTGCACGTGCTCTCCCAACAAGTACCCCCAAATCGCCACAACG
Above is a window of Microtus pennsylvanicus isolate mMicPen1 chromosome 6, mMicPen1.hap1, whole genome shotgun sequence DNA encoding:
- the Lingo3 gene encoding leucine-rich repeat and immunoglobulin-like domain-containing nogo receptor-interacting protein 3 isoform X1, which produces MRGGNAHGSAREAAVAAVAAVAAVAAVAAVGRLVAAQSGPRALSESEPPRCPGRCWRGPRPRPYTMTCWLPMLGLQLLLLPMAPPLAAGCPARCECSASTRIVACGRRRLTAIPDGIPAETRLLELNRNRIRCLNPGDLASLPNLEELDLNHNVIAHVEPGAFANLPRLRILRLRGNQLKLIPPGVFTHLDSLTLLDLSENKLVILLDFSFQDLRSLRRLEVGDNDLVFISRRAFAGLLGLAELTLERCNLTSLSPESLGHLRGLGALRLRHLAIAALEDQNFQKLPGLLHLEIDNWPLLEEVAPGSLRGLNLTSLSITHTNITAVPAAALRQQAHLTCLNLSHNPISTVPRGSFRDLVRLRELHLAGALLAVIEPQAFVGLRQIRLLNLSDNLLSTLEENTFHSVNTLETLRVDGNPLACDCRLLWIVQRRKTLNFDGRLPACATPAEVRGDALHNLPDSVLFEYFVCRKPKIRERRLQHIMATEGDDVRFLCRAEGEPMPTVAWVTPQHHTVTATSQGRARVLPGGTLAVADTRPQDSGTYTCVASNAGGNDTYFATLTVHPAANRTQGNGLNETQVGVRFPLDLTTILVSTAMGCITFLGVVLFCFLLLFVWSRGRGQHKNNFSVEYSFRKVDGPAAATGQGGARKFNMKMI
- the Lingo3 gene encoding leucine-rich repeat and immunoglobulin-like domain-containing nogo receptor-interacting protein 3 isoform X2; its protein translation is MRTAAGGHPGWSQGSAPCNPPPANAGCPGRCWRGPRPRPYTMTCWLPMLGLQLLLLPMAPPLAAGCPARCECSASTRIVACGRRRLTAIPDGIPAETRLLELNRNRIRCLNPGDLASLPNLEELDLNHNVIAHVEPGAFANLPRLRILRLRGNQLKLIPPGVFTHLDSLTLLDLSENKLVILLDFSFQDLRSLRRLEVGDNDLVFISRRAFAGLLGLAELTLERCNLTSLSPESLGHLRGLGALRLRHLAIAALEDQNFQKLPGLLHLEIDNWPLLEEVAPGSLRGLNLTSLSITHTNITAVPAAALRQQAHLTCLNLSHNPISTVPRGSFRDLVRLRELHLAGALLAVIEPQAFVGLRQIRLLNLSDNLLSTLEENTFHSVNTLETLRVDGNPLACDCRLLWIVQRRKTLNFDGRLPACATPAEVRGDALHNLPDSVLFEYFVCRKPKIRERRLQHIMATEGDDVRFLCRAEGEPMPTVAWVTPQHHTVTATSQGRARVLPGGTLAVADTRPQDSGTYTCVASNAGGNDTYFATLTVHPAANRTQGNGLNETQVGVRFPLDLTTILVSTAMGCITFLGVVLFCFLLLFVWSRGRGQHKNNFSVEYSFRKVDGPAAATGQGGARKFNMKMI